ACCAATGAACATATGGCGCTTCTCCAGCGTCAAAACCTTGGTAGAAAGCGATAACCGCGATTAACAAAAGCGCACCGACAATCAAGGTCGCTGCTTCTCGTAGATTTGGTTTTTTATGGAACAGTAGAATCCCGGGAATCGCCAATAACGGCAAAACAATGATCCACTGCATCAATACGTCTTGTGTCATCATTGCCCCTTTCATCGAACGCCCCCGAACAAGAGTTCAGCGGTTTTTTCCGAAATACCGGCGGTAAAGCTGGTATCAATACCGAAGTAAATATTCGCTATCACGAAAATCCATGCAGGAATTAAGATGGACAATGGCGCCTCTTTATACGACTGGTTATTTTGTAGCGCAGGCTTAAAGTAAGCGACTTCAACAATGCGCCAGATATATGCCATCGCTAGCAACGAGCCGATTAACACTAACACAGCAACTGGCCACATGTTGCTCTCTAATAACGCCAACACCAAGTACCACTTACTGACAAAACCAACCGTTAACGGCACACCAATCAAGCTCAAGCCACCGATGACGATCGCCGCCATGGTCCAAGGCATTTGACGCCCAAGCCCGGCGAACGCTTTAATATTCACGCTACCCACTCGATACACCACACCTGCTAACGCTAAGAAAATCGCACTCTTCATCAGGGCATGATTAAACAGGTGCAGCATGGTCGCGGTTAACCCTGTTTTAGTACCAATGCCTGTACCTAAAATCATGTAACCAATTTGGCTCACGCTGGAATAAGCGAAAAGACGCTTAACATTGGTTTGGTAAATCGCCACAATCGAAGCCGCAATAACCCCGAGCAAACCAAGGCTGACGAGAATTTCCGTCAACGGCAGGTGAGCAAACGAGAACTCGAAGCCGTATACCGTAAAGATAAAGCGTAGCAAAACGTAGATCGCAACCTTTGTTGCGGTCGCGGCCAGAAAGACGGTGGCAATCGATGGCGCATAAGCGTAAGCATTCGGTAGCCATAAATGCAGCGGGAACAGTGCTAATTTCAAGCAAACACCCACCAAGAAGAACGCGAAAGCCGTGAACACCGTTTTGGTGTGCTCAACTTCAGGCAAACGCTCTGCCAAGTCATTCATGTTCAAAGTACCCGTCATCATGTACATCAAACCGATACCGATCAAAATGAAAGTCGCACCGATAGTCCCCATGATCAGGTATTGATAAGAAGCCCATAACGAGCGGCGGTCATTACCCATAGCAATCATGGTGTAAGACGCCAAGGATGACACCTCTAAAAATACAAACACGTTAAACGCATCACCCGTCGCGACAATGCCGAGCAAGCCCGTAAGACAAAGCATGTAAGCAATGTAGAAATAGGTAATCTTAGACTCAGGAATTTCTTTGGTTAAGCTTTTTCCCGCCGCCATTAAGGTGATGGTGCTGATCGACGTCACCAGTATCAGTAGGTAAGCATTAAGCTCATCAATTCGATACTCGATACCGATCGGTGCTTCCCAACCCCCTAACGAGTACACCAGCGTGCCATGTAGATTGACTTGTTGAAGCAGCATGATACTGATGGCAAAAGCCATGACGTTGGCTATTAATACGAACCAACGCACCAGACGCGCTTCTTTTAGGATGAAACATATTGGAGCTGCAAGTAATGGAATAATTACCTGCAAAATAGGTAAATGTTGAATCACTCTGCAGAACCCTCTTGCTGTAAATCTTTTTCTTGAATAACGTCCTCTTCAACAGTGCCATAAGCTTCTTTTATGCGCACCGCTAAGGCCAACCCTAGCGCTGTTGTAGCAACGCCCACAACAATCGCCGTCAGGATTAGAACATGAGGCAAAGGGTTTGAGTAAATGGTGTATTGATCATCCAGAATTGGCGCGGTTCCGCCAATCACTTTACTGATACTGATGTATAGAATGAACACCGAAGTCTGAAAAATGGTCAACCCCATCAACTTTTTGACCAAATTACCGTGAGCAATCACGATATAAAATCCGCTCATCATGAGCAAAATCACAATCCAATAATTGTACTGTTCTAGAAAACTCATGCCGTCCCCTCCTTCGTACCAGAATTGGGGTTGGATTTGCCAATTCTTCTAGCAAAGGTCAAGAAGATCAAAATCATTGCTGTAGCTACCGTAATACCGACACCAAGCTCAATAATGATGATGCCGACATGCTGTCCGGTAATATCACTCTCAGCAAGCACACTGTAGTTTAGGTAGTTACCACCATTGAGCATACTGACGATACCGACACTGCCGTAAATCAAAACACCCAGCGCCGATAATATTTTGACCACCGGCATCGAAACGGCTTTACGCGTTTGCTCAATGCCAAATAACATCGCGTATAAGATAATACTGGAGGCAAAAATCACACCCGCTTGGAAACCACCACCCGGTCCGTATTCACCATGGAACTGCACATACATCGCGAATAACATGATCGGCGGAATCAAGATTTTACTGACAATACGCAAGATTTTGTGCTGGAACATCGGCGCTGGCGTATTAACCACCTCGTTTTCTTTCCGCGAAAACTCAAGCAATGCCAAAACACCGATCACAGCGGTAAACACCACCACAATTTCGCCAAACGTATCGAAGCCTCGATAACTCGCCAGCACTGAGGTCACGATGTTTGGAATATCAATATCCTCACCCGAATGTGTGATGTAGTAAGGTCCAACATGAACCTGTGCAGGGGCTGTATCAGAACCAAACGCCGGCATATCCATAGTACCGATGATCAGCATCACACCCGTCACAATAACCACACTCAGTGCGATAACAGGATGGTACAACTTACGATTTTCATAGCGGCCCGTTATGGTTAGGGTCGTCACCATCAAGATGGTCGATATACCCGCGCCCACAGCAGCTTCAGTAAAAGCCACATCGACAGCATCCATCAATACAAAAAATGCTGCTGATAGCAGGCTGTATATTCCGGTCAGCATCACCGAGGCGAATAAATCCTTAGTAAACGCTAAGGACAGAGCAGTAATTGCTAAGAACGCCAGCAGGATGACATTAATTAAAATCTCTATGGCTCTACTCCTTATTATCTGTATTGAAAGAACGGCTATCAGTGTCAGACGTCGGCTGATGCCCAAAGTTATTTAACACATCCGCGTCCTTTTCATCTTGCTTGCTTCCAAGTTTAGGACGCAAACCACCGTGTAATGCGGCTTTCGCCAATGCGTGGCTGCCGGTTGGACTGGTAATGAGAATGAACAAGAGCACCAATATTAGCTTCACTAACACCAAGTACTGGCCATCGGTTTGCAGCATCAATCCCATTAAAACCAAAGTCCCGCCAAGCGTATCCGTCACACTCGCCGCATGCATACGACTGAAAAAATCAGGAAAGCGATGCATTCCAATAGCACCAGAAACACAAATAAAGCCGCCGAGAATTAATAGCGCCCAGCTAAATCCGTCGAGAATCGCACTCATGATTGTTCCTCGCTTTCAGCAGGGCTAGGCTCAGCCTTTTTGTACTCAAAGAATCGTAAAATCGCGATCATGGCGATGAAGTTGATCAGGGCATAGACTATAGCAATATCCAAAAACTCAGGGCGCCCCATCAGAAAGCCGAGTATGGCGATAAAAAGCACTGTTTTGGTGCCAAAGACATTAACCGACAAAATGCGGTCGTAAATTGTTGGGCCAATGAATGCGCGCAATAAAGCAAGCACCATAGCCACTAAAATAGCGATAGCAGCAGCTAAAAACATTATTCCTCCAAACGCGAAACGCGACGATCCATCTCACCACCTTGAAGGTAGCTGATTCCCTCGTATGACAAGGCGTAAACAATCAGCGTATCGCCGTCAATATCGAGCGTGGTCGTCCCTGGCGTTAAAGTAATTGAGTTAGCGTAGATTGTCTGGCCCATTTCAGTTTTTTGGCTCGTTGGTATACGAGCGACAACTGGGTTAATTGAGTTAGGGCCGAGCCAAATGCGCTTAATCACGGTGATGTTCGACTGCACTAAAGTTTTCAGCAGCCATAACCAGTAAACGATAATTCGTCTGCTGACATGTAGAGGTTGGGATTCCTCATCGACAATCCCTAAACGGTATGTCATGAAAACGACAAAAGCCACCGAGACAGCGCCGAGCGAAAGTAACAAACCGTTAAAGTAGCCGGAGTTACCCACCCATATGAGCGACAACACAATTATCGAACTGATAATGTAACGAAGGCTGTTATTTTTTTTCATTTAAATTTAATGTACCTAATCTGAACAATAAAAAAGCTCCGCAACTAACAGGAGCCTTCACATCAAATGGTGTGAACTTCACAACAAACTCAAATGATTGTAGCAACCCCCAAAATACCGCGCAAGCAAAGCCCAGACCACTTTCTGAGCAAAAGCGAAGTCTCAATAACTACATAAATAAGCTGTCTAGAATGGCCATTTTTTTCAATTTTTTTGTTGGGTATAAACGATACGTATCGCTATCAACAAGCATTAAAGAAAAAACCGAGTAAAAGCTATAGCAAAGAAAGTGCTCAAGTTTGATTGTTTTTTGAGCGCATTTAAGGGGTGTTTTGCCCTCTTTTTGGCCAAGAAGCATCATTTTTCTTGGCCAAACCATAAGAAAAACTAATCTAACCTTGCTCCCATAAAGGGTCATTCAGGCTTTGTAACTTTTTATGGTGAGCATCAAGCTCCTGCTCAGAGGCTTTAATCACTTTCAAACTTGGTCGGTTAGTCGAAATTTTTCGAACGGGCAACTCACCGGTTTCTGCGCTCGGGCTAGATTGACGACCTAGGGTTAAATTGGTTTGACCGCCCGTCATTCTGAGATAAACGTCAGCCAAGATCTCCGAATCCAGTAAAGCGCCGTGCAGCTCACGGTGACTATTATCAATATCATAGCGCTTACATAAAGCATCCAAACTATTGCGTTGACCTGGGTGCATTTGGCGCGCCAAGACTAAGGTGTCTAATATGGTGCAATAATCCGCCGTTTTACCTTTAGTGGGATCCCATAACTTAAACTCATGATCCATAAAGCCAACATCAAACGGCGCGTTATGGATAACCAACTCGGCACCATCAATGTATTCTAGAAATTGCTCAGCAATATCTTCAAAACGTGGTTTATCTTCAAGAAACTCATTGGTAATGCCGTGGACTTCAATCGCGCCTTCATCAATCTCACGATCAGGCTTAATGTATTGGTGATAATGATTCCCCGTTAGCTTACGGTTAACCAACTCAACACACCCAATCTCAATGATGCGATGCCCATCAGCAGGCTCTAAGCCTGTAGTTTCTGTATCCAGAACAATCTGTCTCATGTTCACCCTATTATTGTTGGTTTAATGCTTTATCAACGCCTAAGTTGGCCAGTTCATCAGCAATCTCATTTTCCACATGACCACTATGCCCTTTCACCCAATGCCAACTAACTTGATGCTTCGAAACCTGCTCATCCAGCGCCTGCCACAAGTCTTGATTTTTAACGGGTTTCTTAGCGGCAGTCTTCCAACCTTTGGCTTTCCAACCTTCAAGCCATTGATTAATGCCGTTTTTGACATACACAGAGTCAGTAGTCAGCTCGACCTTGGATGGTCGCTTCAAAGCTTTAAGCGCTTCAATCGCTGCCGTTAACTCCATTCGATTATTGGTCGTCTCTAATTCGCCACCATATAATCGTTTTTCATGCTTTCCATAACGTAACAGAGCCCCCCAACCTCCGGGGCCAGGATTGCCTTTACAGGCGCCATCAGTAAATATTTCTATGATTTTCAAAACGTTGTGAAGCCTTATTGTTATTTAGATATTAGCTAATCTGCCACCTAAAGCTAATGCCTCTTGCTCAATTGGCCGCAGCGGTGTCATGGTTGACACTTTCTTCTGCGCCTTAACCATGTACGCGATAGGTGCCGATAACCAAGCATTAGGCATGTCTGATTTTCGCTCAAACTCTTTGAAACCACGCCACCAAGGGCAACCAACGACTTCAAGCTCAAGCGTTTTAAAGCCCAGTAAATTGAGCCACTCCTCATATCGATGAATGCCAATGGAGTGTGTAGGCAACTCTTTTCTATTAGCCGTCAATCGAGCCTTTGCTTTCAGCATCCAAGGGCTCAAAGGGGCGTAGAGTAACACGTACAGTATCCCCTGCGGCGCTAGTGAGCGATGGACTTCACCTAACAAAACACTGGGGTTTTCAGCGTATTCGAATACATTACTCAAAACCGCGGCTTGAATAGAGTCCGTCATTATCGGAAGTTCATCCGGTAACGCTTGTACCGAGTGGCCTAAGCCGTCACCTAGTTTGACATGATACTCAAACACATTGACGGGTAAGCTTAAACTTTGAGTCAAACTGTCCAATGTAAGTAAGTAGCCACCATGGTATTCCTCTAGATGCTGCTGCAACCACTCCTGCCACAAGTACCGTAAACGGTTACCTGCGGGTATGTTAGGCCAACTCAACTCAAATAATCGTTCCATTGCTACCTGTTCAGTTGCTAGGTTTTAGCCTGTCTTGTAGAGTATTCTCATGCTAACCTGAGTTATAGACTCAAGCAAACACTACCGACGACCAAGTTAAAACTATGATGAAAATTATTCCACTTAGTGCGTTTAGCGACAACTATATATGGGTCATTCATTCTAGCGACTCGAATACCGTTGCAGTCGTCGATCCGGGTGATGCCACGCCAGTGATTGACTATTTAGAGCAACACAACTTGTCGCTAGAAACCATTTTAATCACACATCACCACAATGACCATATTGGCGGCGTACAAACCTTGAAAAACCGCTATCAGTGCCGCGTTTTCGCGCCAAAACGTGATAACCAGTCATTTTCTGATCAGGATCTCGTCGAGGGTGATGAGGTGAGTATTCTTAACGATGAATACCAATTTTCAGTCATTGAGGTCCCAGGGCACACCATGGGACACATTGCCTTCTATGGGCATGGCTGTCTATTCTGCGGCGATACCCTATTTAAGGCAGGCTGCGGGCGCATGTTCGAAGGAACCCCTCCGGTATTCTTAGAATCGCTGCAAAAACTCGCGGCTTTACCCGCAGAAACAAAGGTTTATTGCGCTCACGAATACACCCTAACCAATCTCAAATTCGCCCTTTCTGTAGAGCCTGACAACCCTGCGATACATAAAGAAATCGAATATTCTCAACGACTTAGAGAGAAAAACAAACCCACTCTTCCTTCGACCATTGGCGAGGAGCTTAGCTTTAACCCCTTCCTGCGTTGCGACCAAGATGCTTTGCAGCAAACTGCTAGCCAAGCCTCAGAAACAAAAACTTTCTCCGATCCCGTGCGAACTTTTGCTACAATCCGGCAACTAAAAGATAATTTTTAAGCAAAATAAATTGTATATGAAGCGCATTGCCATAGTGTCACTACTTGCTTTAACCGCCTGTAGTAGTCTCCAAAAAAACGATTCTGAAATTACTGACAACCACAAAGCTTCCCGTAGCGAGCCTCTTCCAACGCCCGATTTAGCGCAGGATGAAGTATCGCCAGAAGTAGAGTTGGTGACTAAAGACTTAACACCAGCTCAGCCCATTAACTTATGGGATGAGCTTTCAAAAGAGCAAACGCTAACTCATATCAGTAATGCTCGTGTAGCATCGCATCAAAAGCGGTTTCTGCGCCGCACGGATCACTTGATTGAGCGTGCCAATAAAGCTGCGCCCTACCTTCACTACATCATCACAGAGCTTGAGAACCGCGGTATGCCGGTTGAATTGGCCTTTACTCCGATGGTCGAGAGTAACTTTGATCCGCTGGCACACTCGGTGGTACAGGCAGCAGGATTATGGCAGTTCATGCCACGAACAGCCAAAGGCTTTGGACTCAAGATCGATCAATGGTACGACGGTCGTCGCGATGTGGTTGCCTCAACACATGCCGCGCTCGACTATTATGAGTACCTCAACAAATTATTTGATGGTGATTGGTTGCTCACTGTTGCAGCATACAACGTTGGGCAGGGCAATGTTCTCAAGGCTATGAAACGCAATCGTCGCCAAGGCAAGCCAACGGATTATTGGTCCTTAAAGCTACCCCGCGAAACCATGCGTCATGTTCCGAAATGGATCGCACTGTCTAATATTTTCCTAAACGCCAAAAACTTTGGCGTGGATTTACCGTTTATTGAAAATACGCCAGCCTTTAAAGAAGTCACTATTGACGCGCCTGCCAACCTTATGGAGCTGACAAAGATAGCGAATATTGATAAGAATGTTTTTTATCGTCTCAACCCAGCTTACAACAAACTCTTCATTCCTGAGGAGCATGGCCAAGCCAAGATCTTAGTACCGACCAAAAACGTTCAACACTTCCAAAAAGGTATTATGGATATTGAGCCAGGCAAGGCTTTAGGCCTACTCACCTACACGGTTAAGTCAGGTGATAACCTGAGCACAATCGCTAAGAAGCATAATACATCCGTGACTTACCTAAAGAGCCTTAACAAGCTCAACTCAGACTTCTTGAAGATTGGCCAAATTCTAAAAATGCCAGGCTTCGCCAACGCCTCTGAGCATGAGCTTAACTTCATGGCCACGCTTGATAAAAATCGCCAGCGTCGTCGTTATCAAACCTACAGAGTCCGTAGTGGTGATAATTTATGGAGCATCGGCAAGCGTTTTGGTGTCAGCTCTGCACAGGTCGCTCGCTGGAATAACATTAATAAAAACAGCACATTACGCATTGGTCAGCGTTTAAAAGTTTGGCCTAAACGTTACTCGCAGTTTGCCTCAGCTAAGACCTCTTATAAAGTTAGGAGTGGCGACTCTCTCTCCACGATTGCACGCAAATTCAAAGTTAAAGTTAGCGATCTGACGAAATGGAACCGTCTTAACAAGCGTAGCATTATTCGTCCCGGCCAAACGCTAACCATTTATCACTAGAAATTGAACGAGCAATACCTACAAAAAAAGGGCCTCGAAAGGCCCTTTTTTTATTTCTACTTCCACGCCACACTAGCTACGGAACAATACTTTTTCTTTCTTGAAGAACTGCGTAGTGAAATATAATAACGCGCCAGCAATAACAACGGTTGATGCGAGTAAGACCATGATCATACCGTAGTCGACGGTACCTTTGACCAAGTCCTTCATAGCAAGAGCCACGTTAGTAATTGGAATCATCGCCGTCTGAACGTTTAGCTCCATACCCGGAACAAACGCCACAATCACAGGCATAAAACCAATCATGAAAATTGGTGACATGTAAGCTTGCGCTTCCTTCATGTTTTTCGCATAAATAGAAGCACTCAACATAATTGATGCAAATATACTGGTTAATGGCACCAGCAATACGGCAACCAATAATAGATCAAGCCCGGATATATTTGACAAGAAGTCAAGGCCACCCATCTTTCCACCCATGGTGAAAATATAAGTCCATACGAAATAACTGAGCAAGGTGACTATAACGGTAAAGAAGCTTGCTGTGAAAATCACACCAAACTTAGCCATAACAATTTTGCCTTTGGTCATCGGCGTTAACAGTAAAGTTTCGAGCGTACCGCGTTCTTTTTCACCAACACCAAGTTCTAGCGCAGGATACATTGCCCCAGAGACTGCCAACGCAATAAGAATGTAAGCAATAAGCGGCCCGACAAATTCCCCCATGCGCTCGCGCTCTGATGCAAAGTTTTGATTTTCCACGGCGATAGGTTTATTAAATGCCTTAATGTTATCCGTGGACAAATTAAAACGCGCACCTAGCGCCAATCGCTCAGTATTATTATAGGCTTCAATAATATCTTTAACGCGTTGGCTAGAAATGTTGTCTAATTTGGAAGAACCTTTGTAATAAAGATTGATCACTTCTTGCTTGCGACTTTCAGAGGGCAGCGCAGAACCTTCAGGAATCTCTACGATAAAGTCGACATTATCCTCTAAAATTTCTGTTTTATAATCGCTGCTATTGAGCTCAACTTTCTTGAAGTGTTTTTCAGCTGTAAATAACGACGAAAATCCCTCAAATGCAGAGGCATTAACAAACGCAACTTTTAACTCTTTTGTCTCAGCTTCTTCAGTTTTACTTTGTGTAAACTTACCGATACCAAAAAATAATACAGGAAAAATGATTGTCGGTAATAAAATCGAAAAGATGAGTGTTTTTTTATCACGCAGAATTTCTAGCAATTCCTTTTTATAAACTAACCACATATTAAGCCACCTCTTTCTTATTATTGACGTTATTTAAGAAGGCATCATATAAGTTGCCTGATGATGTTTGCGCTGCAAAGTCTTGAGTGCTGCCAA
The DNA window shown above is from Kangiella marina and carries:
- a CDS encoding monovalent cation/H+ antiporter subunit D family protein, yielding MIQHLPILQVIIPLLAAPICFILKEARLVRWFVLIANVMAFAISIMLLQQVNLHGTLVYSLGGWEAPIGIEYRIDELNAYLLILVTSISTITLMAAGKSLTKEIPESKITYFYIAYMLCLTGLLGIVATGDAFNVFVFLEVSSLASYTMIAMGNDRRSLWASYQYLIMGTIGATFILIGIGLMYMMTGTLNMNDLAERLPEVEHTKTVFTAFAFFLVGVCLKLALFPLHLWLPNAYAYAPSIATVFLAATATKVAIYVLLRFIFTVYGFEFSFAHLPLTEILVSLGLLGVIAASIVAIYQTNVKRLFAYSSVSQIGYMILGTGIGTKTGLTATMLHLFNHALMKSAIFLALAGVVYRVGSVNIKAFAGLGRQMPWTMAAIVIGGLSLIGVPLTVGFVSKWYLVLALLESNMWPVAVLVLIGSLLAMAYIWRIVEVAYFKPALQNNQSYKEAPLSILIPAWIFVIANIYFGIDTSFTAGISEKTAELLFGGVR
- the dnaQ gene encoding DNA polymerase III subunit epsilon; translated protein: MRQIVLDTETTGLEPADGHRIIEIGCVELVNRKLTGNHYHQYIKPDREIDEGAIEVHGITNEFLEDKPRFEDIAEQFLEYIDGAELVIHNAPFDVGFMDHEFKLWDPTKGKTADYCTILDTLVLARQMHPGQRNSLDALCKRYDIDNSHRELHGALLDSEILADVYLRMTGGQTNLTLGRQSSPSAETGELPVRKISTNRPSLKVIKASEQELDAHHKKLQSLNDPLWEQG
- a CDS encoding DUF4040 domain-containing protein gives rise to the protein MSRRLTLIAVLSIQIIRSRAIEILINVILLAFLAITALSLAFTKDLFASVMLTGIYSLLSAAFFVLMDAVDVAFTEAAVGAGISTILMVTTLTITGRYENRKLYHPVIALSVVIVTGVMLIIGTMDMPAFGSDTAPAQVHVGPYYITHSGEDIDIPNIVTSVLASYRGFDTFGEIVVVFTAVIGVLALLEFSRKENEVVNTPAPMFQHKILRIVSKILIPPIMLFAMYVQFHGEYGPGGGFQAGVIFASSIILYAMLFGIEQTRKAVSMPVVKILSALGVLIYGSVGIVSMLNGGNYLNYSVLAESDITGQHVGIIIIELGVGITVATAMILIFLTFARRIGKSNPNSGTKEGTA
- the rnhA gene encoding ribonuclease HI; protein product: MKIIEIFTDGACKGNPGPGGWGALLRYGKHEKRLYGGELETTNNRMELTAAIEALKALKRPSKVELTTDSVYVKNGINQWLEGWKAKGWKTAAKKPVKNQDLWQALDEQVSKHQVSWHWVKGHSGHVENEIADELANLGVDKALNQQ
- a CDS encoding Na+/H+ antiporter subunit E; translated protein: MKKNNSLRYIISSIIVLSLIWVGNSGYFNGLLLSLGAVSVAFVVFMTYRLGIVDEESQPLHVSRRIIVYWLWLLKTLVQSNITVIKRIWLGPNSINPVVARIPTSQKTEMGQTIYANSITLTPGTTTLDIDGDTLIVYALSYEGISYLQGGEMDRRVSRLEE
- a CDS encoding cation:proton antiporter subunit C, translated to MSFLEQYNYWIVILLMMSGFYIVIAHGNLVKKLMGLTIFQTSVFILYISISKVIGGTAPILDDQYTIYSNPLPHVLILTAIVVGVATTALGLALAVRIKEAYGTVEEDVIQEKDLQQEGSAE
- a CDS encoding methyltransferase domain-containing protein, with protein sequence MERLFELSWPNIPAGNRLRYLWQEWLQQHLEEYHGGYLLTLDSLTQSLSLPVNVFEYHVKLGDGLGHSVQALPDELPIMTDSIQAAVLSNVFEYAENPSVLLGEVHRSLAPQGILYVLLYAPLSPWMLKAKARLTANRKELPTHSIGIHRYEEWLNLLGFKTLELEVVGCPWWRGFKEFERKSDMPNAWLSAPIAYMVKAQKKVSTMTPLRPIEQEALALGGRLANI
- a CDS encoding lytic transglycosylase, translating into MKRIAIVSLLALTACSSLQKNDSEITDNHKASRSEPLPTPDLAQDEVSPEVELVTKDLTPAQPINLWDELSKEQTLTHISNARVASHQKRFLRRTDHLIERANKAAPYLHYIITELENRGMPVELAFTPMVESNFDPLAHSVVQAAGLWQFMPRTAKGFGLKIDQWYDGRRDVVASTHAALDYYEYLNKLFDGDWLLTVAAYNVGQGNVLKAMKRNRRQGKPTDYWSLKLPRETMRHVPKWIALSNIFLNAKNFGVDLPFIENTPAFKEVTIDAPANLMELTKIANIDKNVFYRLNPAYNKLFIPEEHGQAKILVPTKNVQHFQKGIMDIEPGKALGLLTYTVKSGDNLSTIAKKHNTSVTYLKSLNKLNSDFLKIGQILKMPGFANASEHELNFMATLDKNRQRRRYQTYRVRSGDNLWSIGKRFGVSSAQVARWNNINKNSTLRIGQRLKVWPKRYSQFASAKTSYKVRSGDSLSTIARKFKVKVSDLTKWNRLNKRSIIRPGQTLTIYH
- a CDS encoding monovalent cation/H+ antiporter complex subunit F yields the protein MFLAAAIAILVAMVLALLRAFIGPTIYDRILSVNVFGTKTVLFIAILGFLMGRPEFLDIAIVYALINFIAMIAILRFFEYKKAEPSPAESEEQS
- a CDS encoding ABC transporter permease, whose protein sequence is MWLVYKKELLEILRDKKTLIFSILLPTIIFPVLFFGIGKFTQSKTEEAETKELKVAFVNASAFEGFSSLFTAEKHFKKVELNSSDYKTEILEDNVDFIVEIPEGSALPSESRKQEVINLYYKGSSKLDNISSQRVKDIIEAYNNTERLALGARFNLSTDNIKAFNKPIAVENQNFASERERMGEFVGPLIAYILIALAVSGAMYPALELGVGEKERGTLETLLLTPMTKGKIVMAKFGVIFTASFFTVIVTLLSYFVWTYIFTMGGKMGGLDFLSNISGLDLLLVAVLLVPLTSIFASIMLSASIYAKNMKEAQAYMSPIFMIGFMPVIVAFVPGMELNVQTAMIPITNVALAMKDLVKGTVDYGMIMVLLASTVVIAGALLYFTTQFFKKEKVLFRS
- the mnhG gene encoding monovalent cation/H(+) antiporter subunit G, coding for MSAILDGFSWALLILGGFICVSGAIGMHRFPDFFSRMHAASVTDTLGGTLVLMGLMLQTDGQYLVLVKLILVLLFILITSPTGSHALAKAALHGGLRPKLGSKQDEKDADVLNNFGHQPTSDTDSRSFNTDNKE
- the gloB gene encoding hydroxyacylglutathione hydrolase, which translates into the protein MMKIIPLSAFSDNYIWVIHSSDSNTVAVVDPGDATPVIDYLEQHNLSLETILITHHHNDHIGGVQTLKNRYQCRVFAPKRDNQSFSDQDLVEGDEVSILNDEYQFSVIEVPGHTMGHIAFYGHGCLFCGDTLFKAGCGRMFEGTPPVFLESLQKLAALPAETKVYCAHEYTLTNLKFALSVEPDNPAIHKEIEYSQRLREKNKPTLPSTIGEELSFNPFLRCDQDALQQTASQASETKTFSDPVRTFATIRQLKDNF